One genomic window of Candidatus Didemnitutus sp. includes the following:
- the nuoL gene encoding NADH-quinone oxidoreductase subunit L, whose translation MTLSAQYLWLIPALPLASAAIGSLTPRKGRAIAAGAAILSMAAAFVVSCFALKGALAHPAAHQVYNFEWFDLGTGALRLGFLLDPLTAFMCAMVTFVGLLIFIFSTGYMKEDANFKQFFCFLSLFAAAMLGLLVANSLLLLFICWELVGLASYLLIGFWFHKPSAAAAAKKAFITTRIGDLGFLLGILWLQHAGGTLLFFDAGKGALESSVLQTLLGQQVCGGLALSTAIGLLIFCGAVGKSGQFPLHVWLPDAMEGPTPVSALIHAATMVAAGVFLIARVYPLMAIDQMLANVPVHALTVVAFIGAITALMGAVIAVAQNDIKRILAFSTVSQLGYMMLAIGVGSWTAAIFHLLTHAFFKALLFLGAGSVIHAAHHEQDIRALGGLSGKMRTTFYTFAIGTMSLVGVPLFFSGFWSKEAVLHAAHSWDVSHLPFYAALIGVVLTAFYNTRLMAEVFFGKPRSHASEQAHENGSAMTIPLIILATFALTLGFLGTPAYPWLQAILQGQHGAHFNFDHLFEGAGLMGASVVLVAVGIGAGCAIYARRPRADAAAADPIEKRFPGVFAALGARLGFDELYAATAFKANAALAAFSDWTDRYVWDGAVRLLAGLGEFTGVVNRDTDEQGLNGGFNSAAESLRATGIAYSKRQTGSAHGYLRTLVLGFVIVLLVVIFGGAR comes from the coding sequence ATGACACTCTCCGCCCAATATCTCTGGCTCATCCCGGCGCTCCCGCTCGCTTCCGCCGCCATCGGCTCACTCACGCCCCGCAAAGGCCGCGCGATCGCCGCCGGCGCCGCCATCCTGTCGATGGCCGCGGCGTTCGTCGTGTCGTGCTTTGCGCTGAAGGGCGCGCTCGCGCACCCCGCCGCGCACCAAGTCTACAACTTCGAGTGGTTCGACCTCGGCACCGGCGCGCTGCGCCTCGGCTTCCTGCTCGATCCGCTGACCGCGTTCATGTGCGCGATGGTCACCTTCGTCGGCCTGCTGATCTTCATCTTCAGCACCGGCTACATGAAGGAGGACGCGAACTTCAAACAGTTCTTCTGCTTCCTCAGCCTGTTCGCCGCCGCGATGCTCGGCCTGCTCGTCGCCAACAGCCTGCTGCTGCTCTTCATCTGCTGGGAGCTCGTCGGCCTCGCCTCGTATCTGCTCATCGGCTTCTGGTTCCACAAACCGTCCGCCGCCGCCGCGGCGAAAAAAGCCTTCATCACGACACGCATCGGCGACCTCGGCTTCCTCCTCGGCATCCTCTGGCTGCAACACGCCGGCGGCACGCTGCTGTTCTTCGACGCCGGCAAGGGCGCGCTCGAGTCCTCCGTGCTCCAGACGCTCCTCGGCCAACAAGTCTGCGGCGGCCTCGCGCTCTCGACCGCCATCGGCCTCCTCATCTTCTGCGGTGCAGTCGGCAAGTCCGGCCAATTCCCGCTGCACGTCTGGCTCCCCGATGCGATGGAAGGCCCGACACCGGTCTCCGCGCTGATCCACGCCGCGACGATGGTCGCCGCCGGCGTGTTCCTCATCGCCCGCGTTTACCCGTTGATGGCGATCGACCAGATGCTGGCCAACGTCCCGGTGCATGCGCTGACCGTCGTCGCCTTCATCGGCGCCATCACCGCGCTCATGGGCGCCGTCATCGCCGTCGCGCAAAACGACATCAAGCGCATCCTCGCCTTCTCCACCGTCTCGCAGCTCGGCTACATGATGCTCGCGATCGGCGTCGGCTCGTGGACCGCTGCGATCTTCCACCTGCTCACGCACGCCTTCTTCAAGGCCCTGCTCTTCCTCGGCGCCGGCTCGGTCATCCACGCCGCGCACCACGAGCAGGACATCCGCGCGCTCGGCGGCCTCTCGGGCAAGATGCGGACCACGTTCTACACCTTCGCCATTGGCACCATGTCTCTCGTCGGCGTGCCGCTGTTTTTCTCCGGCTTCTGGTCCAAGGAAGCGGTCCTCCACGCCGCGCACTCGTGGGACGTTTCCCATCTTCCCTTCTACGCCGCTCTTATCGGCGTCGTCCTGACCGCATTCTACAACACCCGCCTTATGGCCGAGGTTTTCTTCGGTAAACCTCGCTCGCACGCCTCCGAGCAGGCGCACGAGAACGGCTCAGCGATGACCATTCCGCTCATCATCCTCGCCACCTTTGCCCTGACGCTCGGTTTCCTCGGCACGCCCGCCTACCCGTGGCTGCAAGCGATCCTGCAAGGCCAGCACGGAGCGCACTTCAACTTTGACCATCTCTTCGAAGGCGCCGGCCTCATGGGAGCGTCCGTCGTCCTCGTCGCCGTCGGCATCGGTGCCGGCTGCGCGATCTACGCCCGCCGCCCGCGCGCCGACGCTGCCGCTGCTGATCCGATCGAGAAACGTTTCCCCGGCGTCTTCGCGGCACTCGGTGCCCGTCTCGGCTTCGACGAACTCTACGCCGCCACCGCCTTCAAGGCCAACGCCGCCCTCGCCGCGTTCTCCGACTGGACCGACCGCTATGTCTGGGACGGCGCCGTGCGCCTCCTCGCCGGACTCGGCGAGTTCACCGGCGTCGTCAACCGCGACACCGATGAACAGGGCCTCAACGGCGGCTTCAACTCCGCGGCGGAAAGCCTCCGCGCCACCGGCATCGCTTACTCGAAGCGGCAAACCGGCAGCGCCCACGGCTACCTGCGCACGCTGGTCCTCGGTTTCGTGATCGTCCTTCTCGTCGTCATCTTCGGAGGTGCGCGATGA
- a CDS encoding NADH-quinone oxidoreductase subunit M yields the protein MNSLPLLSLIIFVPWAGALLLALLPKLPAGPTRLIALFVSLSTLALGTTVLSGFDPAAGLQFVEKHAWISALGVNYHLGVDGLSLVLVLLTGIIAPVALFGTIRIAKQPSLYAALFLFLQGAALGVFLALDFFPWFIFWELSLVPAFFLIKLWGGPGATRAAYQFVIYTIGGSAFMLMAFAALFAAAGTFDFVQLAALAKSGALAAKLAAVGGYWPHLVFLGVFLGLAVKVPLFPFHTWLPSAYAEAPTGASMFLTGVMSKMGVYGFLRILWPIFPADLHAAAPCLIWLAVAGVVLGAYAAIKQTDLKRMVAYSSVNHLSYCLLALFAVALAGKPGEASASALSGAILQMFNHGLSAAALFFCVGALESRAGGRRGLDDFGGVRTAAPVFAALCGISMFSSLGLPGLNGFVGEFLIFRGVFGLAPMTAAVSTLGLLATALFLLTFWQRVFHGPAKGAGTNFRELDTTEKLTLVPLIALMFVLGLLPQLLAGLFNPLVTTWVSHLP from the coding sequence ATGAACTCCCTCCCGCTCCTCTCGCTCATCATCTTCGTGCCGTGGGCCGGCGCGCTCCTGCTCGCGCTCCTGCCCAAGCTGCCCGCCGGCCCGACGCGCCTCATCGCGCTGTTCGTCAGCCTCTCGACTCTCGCGCTCGGCACGACCGTCCTCTCCGGCTTCGATCCGGCCGCCGGCCTGCAATTCGTCGAGAAACACGCGTGGATCTCCGCGCTCGGCGTGAACTACCACCTCGGCGTCGACGGCCTCAGCCTCGTGCTCGTGCTGCTCACCGGCATCATCGCGCCGGTCGCGCTCTTCGGCACGATCCGCATCGCGAAACAGCCGTCGCTCTACGCCGCGCTGTTCCTCTTCCTGCAAGGCGCGGCGCTCGGCGTGTTCCTCGCGCTGGATTTCTTCCCGTGGTTCATCTTCTGGGAACTGAGCCTCGTGCCGGCCTTCTTCCTGATCAAACTCTGGGGCGGCCCGGGCGCGACGCGCGCGGCCTACCAGTTCGTGATCTACACCATCGGCGGCAGCGCGTTCATGCTGATGGCGTTCGCGGCGCTCTTCGCGGCCGCGGGCACATTCGACTTCGTGCAACTCGCCGCGCTTGCCAAGTCCGGCGCGCTCGCCGCGAAGCTCGCCGCGGTCGGCGGCTACTGGCCGCACCTCGTTTTCCTCGGCGTGTTCCTCGGCCTCGCCGTCAAGGTCCCGCTCTTCCCCTTCCACACCTGGCTGCCTTCGGCCTACGCCGAGGCGCCGACGGGCGCGTCGATGTTCCTCACCGGCGTGATGTCGAAGATGGGCGTCTACGGCTTCCTGCGCATCCTCTGGCCGATCTTCCCGGCTGACCTGCACGCCGCCGCGCCCTGCCTCATCTGGCTCGCCGTCGCCGGCGTCGTCCTCGGTGCTTACGCGGCGATCAAGCAGACCGACCTCAAGCGCATGGTCGCCTACTCGTCGGTCAACCACTTGAGCTACTGCCTGCTCGCGCTCTTCGCCGTCGCCCTCGCCGGCAAGCCCGGTGAAGCCTCCGCTTCCGCCCTCAGCGGCGCGATCCTCCAGATGTTCAACCATGGCCTCTCCGCCGCCGCGCTGTTCTTCTGTGTCGGTGCGCTCGAAAGCCGTGCCGGTGGTCGCCGCGGCCTCGATGACTTCGGCGGCGTGCGCACTGCGGCCCCGGTGTTCGCGGCGCTGTGCGGCATCTCGATGTTTTCCTCGCTCGGTCTCCCCGGCCTGAACGGCTTCGTCGGCGAGTTCCTCATCTTCCGCGGCGTCTTTGGCCTCGCGCCGATGACCGCGGCGGTCTCGACGCTCGGCCTGCTGGCCACCGCGCTCTTCCTCCTGACGTTCTGGCAACGCGTGTTCCATGGCCCGGCCAAGGGTGCCGGGACTAACTTCCGCGAACTCGACACCACCGAGAAGCTCACGCTCGTGCCGCTGATCGCGCTGATGTTCGTGCTCGGTCTGCTCCCGCAGCTCCTCGCCGGCCTGTTCAACCCGCTCGTCACCACGTGGGTCTCTCATCTTCCGTAA
- a CDS encoding NADH-quinone oxidoreductase subunit M — translation MNALPCTIYVSFAGAALALLAGARSAQLARIVALVTALTAFGLALWAGAHFTPTNSLQTLVDAPWIAELGVRYHLAADGISMTLMVLTGLAATVGVLFSWNIEERVGEFFALYLALIGGVFGVFLSADAFVFFVFYEIAIVPKYFLIANWGSTNREYGAMKLVLYSFAGSALVMAGLLWAYAASGGSSFALSDLALAATQFTRFEQLGMFALVFTGFAVLAGMFPFHTWAPTGHVAAPTAASMLLAGVVMKLGAYGCLRVAMATFPTGLAYFAPVIAWLAIIGIVYAGLIALVQEDFKFVIGYSSVSHMGFVLLGLAAANSVAVSGAVLQMFSHGIIAGLLFAVVGRMVYERTHTRKLADLRAMPLHKLLPFAAVVFVIAGLASMGMPGFSGFPAELTILVGTWKTKPLWALVAATGVLIAAAFTLRAIQVSFFGKTDATPASAPAHGHGAHAHEFPPITWAEKAGAILLIAAMVYLGLNPDALLDWIRPALESPLFRAALTGGAS, via the coding sequence ATGAACGCGCTTCCCTGCACCATCTACGTGTCCTTCGCCGGCGCCGCGCTCGCGCTGCTGGCTGGCGCGCGCTCGGCGCAACTGGCGCGCATCGTGGCCCTCGTCACCGCGCTCACCGCGTTCGGCCTCGCGCTCTGGGCCGGCGCACATTTCACGCCGACCAACTCGCTCCAGACGCTCGTTGATGCACCGTGGATCGCCGAACTCGGTGTCCGCTATCATCTCGCGGCCGACGGCATCAGCATGACGCTGATGGTGCTCACCGGCCTCGCCGCAACGGTCGGCGTGCTGTTCTCCTGGAACATCGAGGAGCGCGTCGGCGAATTCTTCGCCCTCTACCTCGCGCTCATCGGCGGCGTGTTCGGCGTGTTCCTCAGCGCGGACGCGTTCGTGTTCTTCGTCTTCTACGAGATCGCGATCGTCCCGAAGTATTTCCTCATCGCGAACTGGGGCTCCACCAACCGCGAATACGGCGCGATGAAGCTCGTGCTCTACTCCTTCGCGGGCAGCGCGCTCGTGATGGCCGGCCTGCTCTGGGCCTACGCCGCGTCGGGCGGCTCGAGCTTCGCGCTCTCCGACCTCGCGCTCGCGGCCACGCAGTTCACGCGCTTCGAGCAGCTCGGCATGTTCGCCCTCGTGTTCACCGGCTTCGCGGTGCTCGCGGGCATGTTCCCCTTCCACACGTGGGCGCCCACCGGCCACGTCGCCGCCCCGACCGCCGCCTCGATGCTGCTCGCCGGCGTCGTGATGAAGCTCGGCGCCTACGGCTGCCTGCGCGTCGCGATGGCGACGTTCCCAACCGGCCTCGCGTATTTCGCGCCGGTCATCGCGTGGCTCGCCATCATCGGCATCGTCTACGCCGGCCTCATCGCGCTGGTGCAGGAGGACTTCAAGTTCGTCATCGGCTACTCGAGCGTCAGCCACATGGGCTTCGTGCTCCTCGGCCTCGCCGCCGCCAACTCCGTCGCCGTCAGCGGCGCGGTGCTGCAGATGTTTTCGCACGGCATCATCGCCGGACTGCTCTTCGCGGTCGTCGGCCGCATGGTTTACGAGCGCACGCACACGCGTAAGCTCGCCGACCTGCGCGCCATGCCGCTGCACAAGCTCCTGCCTTTCGCCGCCGTCGTTTTCGTCATCGCCGGCCTCGCCTCGATGGGCATGCCGGGCTTCAGCGGTTTCCCCGCCGAGCTCACGATCCTCGTCGGCACGTGGAAAACCAAGCCGCTCTGGGCGCTCGTCGCCGCGACCGGCGTTCTCATCGCCGCCGCCTTCACGCTGCGCGCGATCCAAGTCTCCTTCTTCGGCAAGACCGACGCGACGCCGGCGTCCGCTCCCGCACACGGCCACGGCGCGCACGCGCATGAATTTCCGCCCATCACCTGGGCCGAGAAAGCCGGCGCGATTCTCCTGATCGCGGCGATGGTTTATCTCGGTCTGAATCCCGACGCGCTGCTCGACTGGATCCGGCCCGCGCTCGAATCGCCGCTTTTCCGCGCGGCGCTGACGGGAGGTGCGTCATGA
- a CDS encoding NADH-quinone oxidoreductase subunit N, translating into MNGLSYAELFRAFLPETALTLGALIVLGFDLATGRGKDTAARLRPAVFIGMLAIVAALYGSLQAGIDTTAFGGVFSLDRLTLAARLGVLLLAWLTLGLLNDVVTLRHPAEYVAVLLLATAGFTLMAGAQQLLVAFLALELASISLYVLAGWDKSSPQSAEAALKYFLFGAMSAAFLLFGFSLLYGATGSIDLPVIAIHISLQGMTPLVVVALAMIIVGFGYKAAAAPFHLWAPDAYQGAPASSAALIASASKLAGFALFLRLLWPGLGFTAGRISELPLVVGWTPMVALLALASLLVGNFGALAQSNVRRLLAYSAIAHAGAMLLGVVAAGRAGPGPVFYYAATYGLATVGCFGVVAIVERAGRCQDLTDLAGLYKRSPLLAGCLAVFVLSLAGVPPLAGFFGKFSVFASALKLSGLNGPTGWLTLAAIALSAVGLYYYLLILKQALVAAPKENATAKINVPVQAGLALLIASTLIVLFGLFPSKILQLFG; encoded by the coding sequence ATGAACGGCTTGAGCTACGCTGAACTCTTCCGGGCCTTCCTGCCCGAAACCGCCCTCACGCTCGGCGCACTGATCGTGCTCGGCTTCGATCTCGCCACCGGCCGCGGCAAGGACACCGCCGCGCGCCTGCGCCCCGCCGTTTTCATCGGCATGCTGGCGATCGTCGCGGCGCTCTACGGCTCGCTCCAAGCCGGCATCGACACCACCGCCTTCGGCGGCGTCTTCTCGCTGGACCGCCTCACACTCGCCGCACGCCTTGGCGTTCTCCTGCTCGCGTGGCTCACGCTTGGACTGCTGAACGACGTCGTCACGCTGCGTCACCCCGCCGAATACGTCGCGGTCCTCCTCCTTGCCACCGCCGGCTTCACGCTCATGGCCGGTGCGCAACAACTCCTCGTCGCCTTCCTCGCGCTCGAACTCGCCAGCATCTCGCTCTACGTCCTCGCGGGCTGGGACAAGTCGTCTCCGCAATCCGCCGAGGCCGCGCTGAAATATTTTCTCTTCGGCGCGATGTCGGCGGCATTCCTCCTCTTCGGCTTCAGCCTGCTCTACGGCGCCACCGGCTCGATCGACCTGCCGGTTATCGCGATCCACATTTCGCTCCAAGGCATGACGCCGCTCGTGGTCGTGGCGCTGGCGATGATCATCGTCGGCTTCGGCTACAAGGCCGCCGCCGCGCCGTTTCACCTCTGGGCACCCGACGCCTACCAAGGCGCGCCGGCCTCCTCCGCCGCGCTCATCGCCTCCGCGTCGAAACTCGCCGGCTTCGCCCTTTTCTTGCGCCTGCTCTGGCCCGGCCTCGGCTTCACCGCCGGCCGCATCAGCGAACTCCCACTCGTCGTCGGCTGGACGCCCATGGTCGCACTCCTCGCGCTCGCCTCGCTGCTCGTCGGTAACTTCGGCGCCCTCGCCCAATCCAACGTCCGCCGCCTCCTCGCCTATTCGGCCATCGCCCACGCGGGCGCGATGCTACTCGGCGTCGTCGCTGCCGGCCGCGCGGGTCCGGGCCCGGTCTTCTACTACGCTGCCACCTACGGCCTCGCGACCGTCGGCTGCTTCGGCGTCGTCGCCATTGTCGAACGCGCCGGTCGCTGCCAGGACCTCACCGATCTCGCCGGCCTCTACAAGCGTTCACCGCTGCTCGCCGGCTGTCTTGCGGTCTTCGTGCTCTCGCTCGCCGGCGTGCCGCCGCTGGCCGGCTTCTTCGGCAAATTCTCGGTCTTCGCTTCCGCGCTGAAACTCTCCGGCCTGAACGGCCCGACCGGCTGGCTCACGCTCGCCGCGATCGCTCTCAGCGCCGTGGGCCTCTACTATTATTTGCTCATCCTGAAGCAGGCGCTCGTCGCCGCGCCGAAGGAAAACGCCACCGCCAAGATCAACGTCCCGGTCCAAGCCGGCCTCGCGCTCCTCATCGCGAGCACGCTGATCGTCCTCTTCGGCCTCTTCCCCTCGAAGATCCTGCAACTCTTCGGCTGA